The sequence below is a genomic window from Deltaproteobacteria bacterium.
GGAGGGGGAGTGCGTCGTCTACGTATGCGACTCCCACCGGAAGCGGGACCCCGAATTCGCCAGGATGGGATGGCCGCCCCACGCGGTCGAGGGCACCCCCGGCGCCGCGGTCGTCTCCGCGATCTCCCCGTTGCCGGGCGACGTCGTGGTGGAGAAGCGGAGCTACTCCGGTTTCCACGGTACCTCGTTGGCCGCCGTCCTCCGCAGGAGGGGCGTGCGGGAACTGGCGATCTCCGGGTGCGTCACGAACATCTGCATCCTGTACACCGCGGCCGACGCGGCGATGCGCGGTTTTCGGGTGACGGTCGACGAGCGATACGTCGCGGGGTTGCGGCGAAAGGATCACGACTTCGCGCTGGAACAGATGGAGCGGGTCCTCGGCGTCCGGGTGGTCCGCCGCGGCGGGAAGGCGGGGCGCCGGTGAGCGGTCCCCGCGGGAACGCCCCTCCGATGGATCTCATTCCCACCGCGGACGAGATCCGCCGGGGCGACACGACCGATGTCTACTTCCGCCGGACGCTGGAGGTGCTGCGGGCGGCGGGGAAGGAGCGGGTGAACGTCGCCGCGGAGGGGATCGTAAAGGGATTCCCGCGCGGGTACGCGTACGCGGTCCTCTCCGGGCGGGACGAGATGCTCTCCCTCCTGTCCGGGCTCCCGGTGGACGTGGACGCGATGGAGGAGGGGACGCTCTTCCTCCCGTGGGAGCCGGCGTTCGTCGTCCACGGGCCGTACGCCGCATTCTGCGAGATGGAGACGGCGATGCTGGGGATGATCTGCCAGGCGTCGGGCATCGCCACGGCGGCTTCGCGGGTGAAGGCCGCCGCGGGGGATCGGCAGGTTTTAAGCTTCGGCGCGCGCCGGATGCACCCCGCGCTGTCCACGATCATCGACCGGAACGCCTTCGTCGGCG
It includes:
- a CDS encoding cysteine hydrolase; translated protein: MKDEPTGKRALLVIDMLNDFVLPGAPLEVRSTRAVLPALRRRIAAARREGECVVYVCDSHRKRDPEFARMGWPPHAVEGTPGAAVVSAISPLPGDVVVEKRSYSGFHGTSLAAVLRRRGVRELAISGCVTNICILYTAADAAMRGFRVTVDERYVAGLRRKDHDFALEQMERVLGVRVVRRGGKAGRR